A window of Microbacterium sp. Root61 genomic DNA:
AGTTCGAAGGTCGCTCCCGTCACCGGGACCGCCTGGCGCGTCACCGAATCACGGGGCACATCGGCCGTGTCGAGGGCGAGGTTGAGCATCTTCTCGCTCGTCCCGCCGATCGAGCCCATCCCCATGACCGTGCCCTCCATGGCCTCTGTGGACTCGATGGGGTTGGAGTCGACGGAGACGACGCGCAGGTTCGACTTGTACGCCATCGTTCCGATGGCGACGATCGGCTGCCCCTTCTCCATCGCGGGGAAGACGTCGACGGTGCTGGCGCGGGTGATCGGGGTCGCACCGCCCAAGAGCGTCTGAATGGCTGCGGCCGTGCCCTGCACCGGCTGCAGCTGCACGTCCAGGCCGTGCTTCTCGAAGTAGCCGCCTGCGTAGGCGAACATCTCCGGGGTGAAGGTGAAGGACTCGAGCGGGAGGAAGGTGACGACGACCATCTTGGTGAGGTCTGCTTCGGGCGCTCCGCTGTCCGTGCTCCCCGGCGTCGCGCTGGGGCTCGCGCACGCCGAGAGGGCAAGCGCACCGGCCGCGACTGCGGCTGCGGCGACTCGCGCCCACCGCCGCTTCGGGGATCGTGTCATGTGGTCTGTCACGGCTGCTCTCATCATTCCTGACTCCTGTGTCGGATCGATTCTGCCCGCTGCATCGCGGGCGGCAGAATGAGTCTGCCTACTCGGGTGTGCGGCCTCTACGGACCTTTTCATTGGATGAAATGCCACTGCGCTCGGGTCGTGCGCTCAGGATGGTGATGACTCCTGAGTCTCCATCAACGCGGACGAGATCACCCGTCCGAATCGTCTTCAGCGGGTCTGGAGCCACCTCGACCACGGTCGGAACCCGTGTCACGATCGCGCCCAGCACCGCCTTCGTCGTCACCACCTGGAAGATCATCGCGGCCGGCGCGGTGCCCAT
This region includes:
- a CDS encoding ABC transporter substrate-binding protein, with amino-acid sequence MTRSPKRRWARVAAAAVAAGALALSACASPSATPGSTDSGAPEADLTKMVVVTFLPLESFTFTPEMFAYAGGYFEKHGLDVQLQPVQGTAAAIQTLLGGATPITRASTVDVFPAMEKGQPIVAIGTMAYKSNLRVVSVDSNPIESTEAMEGTVMGMGSIGGTSEKMLNLALDTADVPRDSVTRQAVPVTGATFELVKQGQLDGYIVSLDTSIAIEGQNDDAVIDDAGLGDAPDLQTWITTQSNLENPERLAQIEAFLAAIKEATQFVIDDAANDFENVLKIMRDSGDFKFAALDDDKVAKAALEVYTSQTWIDQTGERELLENDFEGWQSAYDLYAKSGLVEGGQDPMKWITDDYLPTD
- a CDS encoding aconitase X swivel domain-containing protein, with product MMELQGRGIVPGVVEAEALVTRDAISGFGGIDVATGTVIEPRHELFGMCFTGKVLVFPGAKGSSGWSGFFQSTRLMGTAPAAMIFQVVTTKAVLGAIVTRVPTVVEVAPDPLKTIRTGDLVRVDGDSGVITILSARPERSGISSNEKVRRGRTPE